The genomic segment AGCGGGCAGCCGGCATTGAGCACCGCCGCGGCCTGCCGGCCCGACACGTCGATGCCGACATTGCGGTGCGAGACGTCGACCAGCGAGTGGGGCAGCCCGGCGAGCGCCTCGTGGATGCGGCCCTGGAGCAGGTCGGCATCGGCCTCTGGGCCGCCGACGAGCCACTCGTCGGGCCCGAGGCGGGCGATCCAGACCTCACCGTCGGTGCCGACCGTGTTGATCGGCGCATCGAGCGCGAGCCCGGCGAGTTTCGGCGCGGTGCCGGCGGCGAGCCGCGCCCGCAGGGAGAAGCGCGCCTCGGCGCCCGCGGGCCGGACCGACACGCCCGAACCGGCGGGGGCCGAGCGGGAGAGAGCGCCGAGCGGCAGGGCGCGGGCGGCACGGTAGCGGGTCTCAAGCATTGATGCGCTCCCCCTGGACGTCGAAGAAGACCGGTTCGCAGACGGTGACGCGGGTGAACCCGTCCGGCGTGGTGACGAAGAGATGGCCGTTCATCCGCTCGCGTCCGCCCTCGACCAGGGCCAGCGCGATGGAGCGGCCGCAATTGGCGCTCCAGTAGCTCGACGTGACATGGCCGAGCATGCGCATCGGGATCGGCTGATGGGTATCGGTGACGATCTGCGCGCCCTCGTCGAGGACGAGCTTGGGATCGTCGGTCATGAGGCCGACGAGCTGCTTGCGGCCGGTGGCGACCACGTCGGGGCGCGCCAGCGAGCGCTTGCCGACGAAGTCTCCCTTGGCCTTCGGGATCATGCCGGCCATGCCGACATCGCCCGGCGTCACCGTGCCGTCGGTCTCCTGGCCGACGATGATGTAGCCCTTCTCGGCGCGCAGCACGTGCATCGTCTCGGTGCCGTAGGGCGTGATGCCGTGGGCCCGGCCCGCCTCGAACACCGCCTCCCAGACCGCGCGGGCGTGGTCGGCGGGCACGTTGATCTCGAAGCCGAGTTCACCGGTGAACGACACCCGGAACAGCCGGGTCGGCACGCCGCAGATCGTCCCTGAGCGCATCGCCATATGCGGAAAAGCGTCCGGCGACAGATCGATGCCGTCGACCAGCGGCGCGATCACGGCGCGGGCCTTCGGGCCCTGGAGCGCGATCACCGCCCATTGCTCGGTGGTCGAGGTCAGGAACACTTCAAGCTCCGGCCACTCGGTTTGGAGGTAGTCCTCCATATGGCCGAGCACCCGCGCCGCGCCGCCGGTCGTGGTGGTGACGTGGAAGCAGGTATCCGAGACGCGGGCGACGACGCCGTCGTCAAGGATGTAGCCGTCTTCCTTCAGCATTAGCCCGTAGCGGCAGCGGCCCGGCGCGAGCTTGGTCCAGGGGTTGATGTAGAGGCGGTTCATGAACTCGGCCGCATCCCGGCCGACGATCTCGATCTTGCCGAGCGTCGAGGCGTCGAAGATGCCCACACCCTCGCGCACCGCCTTGCACTCGCGGGCGACCGCGGCGTGCAGGTCCTCGCCGGCCTTCGGGAAGTACCAGGCGCGCCGCCACAGGGCGACGTTCTCGAACAGGGCGCCGTGAGCCTCGGCCCATTCATGGATCGGCGTGGTGCGGATCGGATCGAACAGGGCGTGGCGGGCGGGGCCCACCAGCGCGCCGAAGGTCACCGGGGTATAGGGCGGCCGGAAGGTCGTGGTGCCGACGGCGGGCAGCGCCTTGTCGAGCTGCCCGGCGACGATGCCGAGCGCGTTCATGTTCGAGGTCTTGCCCTGATCGGTCGCCATGCCGGTCGTGGTGTAGCGCTTGACGTGCTCGATCGACTGGAAGCCCTCGCGCACCGCGAGCTTGATGTCCTTGGCGGTGACGTCGTTCTGGTAATCGACGAAGGCGCGGACCTTGGTCGGGTTCGCGTCGGTGGGCATGATCCGCACCGGCTGGAAACCGGTCAGCGTCTCCGTCGCCCTGAAGTCCTGCCGTGCGTCGGAACCCGCCGCGGCGGCGCCGGCGGCGAAGCCCTCCGCGAGGCAGGCGGCGAGGTCGTAGGTGCCGCGGGCCGCGCCCGCCGAGCGCTCGTCTTGCGCCGAGCGGCTCGGCACGAAGGCATCGATGCCCTCATCGTAGGCGAGCTTGCCGCGGGACTGCGAGAACAGG from the Methylorubrum extorquens genome contains:
- the soxG gene encoding sarcosine oxidase, gamma subunit (Evidence 2a : Function from experimental evidences in other organisms; PubMedId : 15922624; Product type e : enzyme), translated to MLETRYRAARALPLGALSRSAPAGSGVSVRPAGAEARFSLRARLAAGTAPKLAGLALDAPINTVGTDGEVWIARLGPDEWLVGGPEADADLLQGRIHEALAGLPHSLVDVSHRNVGIDVSGRQAAAVLNAGCPLDLSEAAFPPGSATRTLLGKAEIVLIRATAAPLYRVECWRSFSTYVHGFLNEAVFGVEGSAAH
- the soxA gene encoding sarcosine oxidase, alpha subunit (Evidence 2a : Function from experimental evidences in other organisms; PubMedId : 15922624; Product type e : enzyme) translates to MAQPFRLSRGGRIDRTRPIVFEFNGKPVHGFAGDTVASALLANGIHLVGRSFKYHRPRGILSHGPDEPSALLSVDRGPGRIDPNNRASVVEARSGLRTTSQNHWPSLEFDVGAVNDLLSPVFVAGFYYKTFMWPRKFWDRVYEPFIRAAAGLGKAPTVADPDRYANRHAHCDVLIVGAGPAGLAAALAAARTGKRVILADEGAEPGGTLLHDTTSQIDGRPAADWLAETLAELDARENVILLPRTTAFGYYNHNHVAMTERVTDHLSSAAGQAPRERLWQVRAEQVVLAGGSHERPLVFADNDRPGILLAESVRVFLNRYGVAPGRKLVFATSGASAYQAALDARAAGLDVTLVDLRLEADCGPELARLRSAGVEVLTGHTVVGSKGRKRVTGLIVAPVGSDGRCGGRRILACDCVGMSGGWTPAVHLFSQSRGKLAYDEGIDAFVPSRSAQDERSAGAARGTYDLAACLAEGFAAGAAAAGSDARQDFRATETLTGFQPVRIMPTDANPTKVRAFVDYQNDVTAKDIKLAVREGFQSIEHVKRYTTTGMATDQGKTSNMNALGIVAGQLDKALPAVGTTTFRPPYTPVTFGALVGPARHALFDPIRTTPIHEWAEAHGALFENVALWRRAWYFPKAGEDLHAAVARECKAVREGVGIFDASTLGKIEIVGRDAAEFMNRLYINPWTKLAPGRCRYGLMLKEDGYILDDGVVARVSDTCFHVTTTTGGAARVLGHMEDYLQTEWPELEVFLTSTTEQWAVIALQGPKARAVIAPLVDGIDLSPDAFPHMAMRSGTICGVPTRLFRVSFTGELGFEINVPADHARAVWEAVFEAGRAHGITPYGTETMHVLRAEKGYIIVGQETDGTVTPGDVGMAGMIPKAKGDFVGKRSLARPDVVATGRKQLVGLMTDDPKLVLDEGAQIVTDTHQPIPMRMLGHVTSSYWSANCGRSIALALVEGGRERMNGHLFVTTPDGFTRVTVCEPVFFDVQGERINA